Proteins from one Chloroflexota bacterium genomic window:
- a CDS encoding ABC transporter permease, which produces MSELLDPTFLTALVAGGLLAGIPLLFASLGETIAERSGLLNVGLEGMMLTGAFVGFLAALGTGNIWVGLAVGGLAGLLVALVMVIFCVRLGLDQIIVGIAITLSAEGATSLLHGTMFGQSYPRLDAVAGFAIPVLHSIPILGGSLFSQPLPVYLAFGLVLLTSWFLRRTTIGLELRSAGERPGSLDAAGVSVVAVRSGAELTCGALAGIGGAYLSIVGAGTFVPFVTNGMGFIAIVVAMLGRGRPWWALIGSFLFGMSLSLTTALQVVGIDIPVDVVNMLPFVSVIVILIVFARDAKLPAALGLPYLRGSR; this is translated from the coding sequence ATGTCTGAGCTCCTCGACCCGACGTTCCTGACAGCGCTCGTCGCCGGTGGGCTGCTGGCCGGCATCCCGCTGCTCTTCGCGAGCCTTGGCGAGACGATCGCGGAGCGGTCGGGGCTGCTCAACGTCGGCCTCGAGGGGATGATGCTGACGGGCGCGTTCGTCGGGTTCCTCGCCGCCCTGGGGACCGGCAACATCTGGGTCGGGCTCGCCGTCGGCGGACTCGCCGGCCTCCTCGTTGCGCTCGTCATGGTCATCTTCTGTGTTCGGCTGGGCCTCGACCAGATCATCGTCGGCATCGCGATAACGCTGTCCGCCGAGGGCGCGACGAGCCTCCTCCACGGGACGATGTTCGGCCAGTCGTACCCGCGCCTCGACGCGGTCGCAGGGTTCGCCATCCCGGTGCTCCATTCGATCCCGATCCTCGGCGGAAGCCTCTTCAGCCAGCCGCTGCCGGTCTACCTCGCATTCGGCCTCGTGCTCCTGACCTCATGGTTCCTTCGCCGAACCACGATCGGTCTCGAGCTCCGGTCGGCCGGCGAACGGCCTGGCTCGCTCGATGCGGCCGGGGTCAGCGTCGTCGCGGTCCGCTCGGGAGCCGAGCTCACCTGCGGGGCGCTCGCCGGAATAGGCGGCGCATACCTCTCGATCGTCGGCGCGGGGACATTCGTGCCGTTCGTGACGAACGGCATGGGATTCATCGCGATCGTCGTCGCCATGCTCGGCCGTGGCCGGCCGTGGTGGGCGCTCATCGGATCGTTCCTCTTCGGAATGTCCCTGTCGCTCACCACCGCCCTGCAGGTCGTGGGTATCGACATCCCGGTGGATGTGGTGAACATGCTGCCGTTCGTCTCGGTCATCGTCATCCTCATCGTGTTTGCCCGTGATGCGAAGCTTCCCGCCGCCCTCGGTCTGCCATACCTGCGTGGGAGTCGATAG
- a CDS encoding VOC family protein has translation MADIQVQRVGTILAVADVERSVAFYRGKLGFAVEATYTDPPYATLTLNGVRLSLAEQGHAATDLHGVLMTALQDRSKMPVVLVLEVADARAVHHALAADGATFLAEPYEPPWGGCRFFVVDPDGYLVEVEQPT, from the coding sequence TTGGCCGACATCCAGGTCCAGCGCGTCGGGACCATCCTTGCGGTGGCCGACGTCGAGCGATCCGTCGCCTTCTACAGGGGCAAGCTCGGGTTCGCCGTTGAGGCCACCTACACCGATCCCCCATATGCGACCCTGACCCTCAACGGGGTCAGGCTCTCGCTCGCGGAGCAGGGACACGCAGCGACGGACCTGCACGGCGTCCTCATGACGGCGCTCCAGGACCGCTCGAAGATGCCGGTCGTCCTCGTCCTCGAGGTCGCCGACGCCCGGGCCGTCCACCACGCGCTCGCCGCGGACGGAGCGACGTTCCTCGCGGAACCGTACGAACCGCCGTGGGGCGGCTGTCGATTCTTCGTCGTCGATCCTGACGGGTACCTCGTGGAAGTCGAGCAGCCGACATGA
- a CDS encoding alanine--glyoxylate aminotransferase family protein, whose amino-acid sequence MMERADLTLSAGPNDVASEVLAAMGSPILYHYDPVFLARFAETEEKIARLFRTSSHEIILMQGEAVLGLEAAARAVVRPGMSCLNLVSGVFGKGFGYWLEAIGADLHEIEVPYDQSIDPAAVDAYLDVHPEIRMVSVVHCDTPSATVNPVREIGPIARAHGAVTIVDAVSTFGGIELCPEEWQLDLVVAGPQKCLGGPPGMSLLAINERAWAMIDANPAAPRGSFLSVLDWREQWHGQGRFPFTPSVSDLNGVSKAADLLLAEGLDASQARHARIAAACRAGVRGMGLRTWAASEEIAAACATAIAVPDGLTDIAVRDHVRSRYRVQLSAGQRAGNLVRIGHMGATARPMFVVAGLAALGRSLLDMGVPLELGAGLEAALASLSESGSDPADAGALKVVGAAS is encoded by the coding sequence ATGATGGAACGCGCTGATCTGACCCTGAGCGCCGGCCCTAACGATGTCGCCAGTGAGGTCCTCGCCGCGATGGGCTCGCCCATCCTGTACCACTACGACCCAGTGTTCCTGGCGCGCTTCGCTGAGACGGAGGAAAAGATCGCCCGGCTGTTTCGGACGTCGAGCCACGAGATCATCCTGATGCAGGGCGAGGCCGTGCTCGGGCTCGAGGCCGCGGCGCGCGCCGTTGTCCGACCCGGCATGTCCTGCCTGAACCTCGTTTCGGGGGTGTTCGGCAAGGGTTTTGGCTACTGGCTCGAGGCGATCGGCGCGGACCTGCATGAGATCGAGGTCCCGTACGACCAGTCGATCGACCCTGCTGCCGTGGACGCGTACCTCGATGTGCACCCCGAGATCCGGATGGTTTCCGTCGTCCACTGTGATACGCCGTCGGCAACCGTCAACCCGGTGCGCGAGATCGGCCCGATCGCCCGGGCGCATGGCGCGGTCACGATCGTGGATGCGGTCTCCACGTTCGGAGGCATCGAGCTCTGCCCGGAGGAATGGCAGCTGGACCTGGTCGTGGCCGGACCCCAGAAGTGCCTGGGTGGTCCGCCCGGGATGTCGCTCCTGGCGATCAACGAGCGCGCATGGGCGATGATCGACGCCAACCCGGCAGCGCCACGAGGATCGTTCCTGTCGGTCCTCGACTGGCGCGAGCAGTGGCATGGCCAGGGACGATTCCCGTTCACGCCGTCGGTGTCCGACCTCAATGGCGTGAGCAAGGCCGCCGACCTGCTGCTTGCCGAAGGACTGGACGCATCTCAAGCGCGCCACGCGCGGATCGCGGCTGCGTGCCGTGCCGGCGTGCGAGGCATGGGGTTGCGCACCTGGGCAGCATCCGAGGAGATCGCCGCGGCCTGCGCGACTGCGATCGCGGTCCCTGACGGACTGACCGACATCGCGGTCCGCGATCACGTCCGATCCCGCTATCGCGTCCAGCTGTCCGCCGGCCAGCGCGCCGGGAACCTTGTGCGCATCGGTCACATGGGGGCCACCGCGCGGCCCATGTTCGTCGTCGCGGGGCTGGCCGCGCTGGGTCGAAGCCTGCTCGACATGGGCGTGCCGCTGGAACTCGGCGCGGGTCTCGAGGCTGCGCTCGCCTCATTGTCTGAGAGTGGCTCCGATCCCGCGGATGCCGGGGCCCTCAAGGTCGTCGGCGCCGCATCGTGA
- a CDS encoding xanthine dehydrogenase family protein subunit M gives MTTLAPFALHPARSVEEATGLLAELGDDAVIYAGGTELLLLMKLGFAAYGHLVDVKPIGELAGIGVVDGWLRIGGAVTHRAIERSPLIAAGWPALVSMERRVANVRVRSTGTLGGNLAFADPHSDPATFLVAAGARLVLGLGDERRRVPVTEFVRGSYETALQPTELLVAIEVPPLQGDAAMAHLRFAFHERPAATISCLARVRDGLLVETRIAVGSVGVMPVRAGDAESLLSGTPAADLPPSVLEAAGRAAAEAADPMTDANGSATYKRDLVRVLVGRCVREAADAARLRATAA, from the coding sequence GTGACCACACTGGCACCATTCGCGCTGCATCCGGCGCGCTCGGTGGAAGAGGCCACCGGGCTGCTCGCCGAGCTTGGCGATGACGCGGTCATCTACGCGGGGGGGACCGAGCTCCTGCTCCTCATGAAGCTCGGTTTCGCAGCCTACGGGCACCTCGTCGACGTCAAGCCCATCGGCGAGCTGGCCGGCATCGGCGTGGTCGATGGGTGGCTGCGCATCGGGGGGGCCGTCACGCATCGCGCCATTGAGCGCTCGCCGCTCATCGCGGCCGGTTGGCCCGCCCTGGTCTCGATGGAGCGACGTGTGGCCAACGTGCGAGTACGGAGCACCGGTACGCTGGGTGGCAACCTGGCATTCGCGGACCCCCACTCCGACCCGGCCACGTTCCTCGTCGCCGCGGGAGCTCGACTTGTCTTGGGGCTGGGCGATGAACGGCGGAGGGTGCCCGTCACCGAGTTCGTGCGCGGATCCTACGAGACGGCGCTCCAGCCGACAGAGCTGTTGGTGGCCATCGAGGTTCCGCCGCTGCAAGGGGACGCGGCGATGGCACATCTTCGTTTCGCGTTCCATGAGCGTCCCGCGGCAACGATCAGTTGTCTCGCGCGCGTGCGCGACGGGCTCCTGGTCGAGACGCGGATCGCCGTGGGCTCGGTGGGCGTCATGCCGGTCCGGGCCGGAGACGCGGAATCGCTGCTCTCCGGGACGCCCGCCGCGGATCTCCCGCCCAGTGTCCTGGAGGCTGCCGGTCGTGCTGCCGCCGAAGCTGCCGACCCTATGACCGATGCCAACGGATCCGCCACCTACAAGCGTGACCTGGTGCGCGTGCTGGTCGGCAGATGCGTTCGGGAAGCTGCGGACGCGGCCCGGCTCCGAGCGACGGCAGCGTGA
- a CDS encoding SDR family oxidoreductase — protein MKLKDRVAIVTGGAQGIGRAIAQRLAADGATVVIADLNGDGAEVAAAAIPGAVALRADVSSQADVTRIVDDTIRRFGKLDILVNNAAIVPFTPWDDIDFAEWRRIMAVNLDGVFLTSRAASDAMRKQAYGRIVNLASNTVVAGTPNMAAYVAAKGGVFGFTRALATELGKYGITVNSVAPGLTDTEGVQASPHAGAFAFVQSLQAIPRRGLPDDIAPVVAFLASEEARWITGQMIVVDGGHTRH, from the coding sequence ATGAAGCTCAAGGATCGCGTCGCGATCGTCACCGGGGGCGCACAGGGCATCGGTCGGGCGATCGCGCAGAGACTCGCGGCCGACGGCGCGACAGTCGTGATCGCGGATCTCAATGGGGACGGAGCGGAAGTAGCCGCGGCGGCGATCCCGGGCGCCGTAGCTCTGCGGGCCGACGTCTCAAGCCAGGCGGACGTCACCCGGATAGTCGATGACACCATCCGCCGGTTCGGCAAGCTCGACATCCTCGTCAACAACGCCGCCATCGTGCCGTTCACGCCATGGGACGACATCGACTTTGCGGAGTGGCGCCGGATCATGGCGGTCAACCTGGACGGGGTATTCCTCACCTCCCGGGCCGCCTCCGATGCCATGCGCAAGCAGGCCTACGGGCGGATCGTCAACCTCGCCTCGAACACGGTCGTAGCCGGGACGCCCAACATGGCCGCCTACGTGGCGGCAAAAGGCGGCGTCTTCGGGTTCACTCGCGCGCTGGCGACGGAACTCGGCAAGTACGGGATCACGGTGAACTCGGTCGCGCCCGGCCTGACGGACACGGAAGGCGTGCAGGCGAGCCCGCACGCCGGCGCCTTCGCCTTCGTCCAGTCGCTCCAGGCAATCCCGCGCCGCGGTCTGCCTGACGATATCGCCCCGGTCGTCGCGTTCCTGGCATCCGAGGAGGCCCGCTGGATCACCGGCCAGATGATCGTCGTCGATGGCGGACACACGCGTCACTGA
- a CDS encoding alcohol dehydrogenase catalytic domain-containing protein, which yields MKAVVLLGPGDLQIREVPDPRISAPGDAIVRVTTAAICGADLFPFHGHVPGFEVGTILGHEFVGVVEEVGPEVTGVAPGDRVVSTSTISCGRCGQCRAGRPSQCAGRALFGYSGVYPQLHGGQAERVRVPVADRCLRVLPAGVTDEAGVFVADMLPTGYSAVRRADLTLGDVAVVVGCGTVGLMAILFARRLARVVIAVDGIAGRRMLAARFGAQAVAPDAACDAIDAATDGLGADGVIEAAGTAGALTAAITMARGRGTISVVGAHFEPDYPLDNGRMFERELTLRVTWGDAFNDRERILGLLSADELDPTPVITHRFPLAEAAEAYRVFDARDAVKVLLTP from the coding sequence ATGAAGGCTGTCGTGCTCCTCGGTCCGGGTGACCTCCAGATCCGCGAGGTGCCGGACCCGCGCATCAGCGCCCCCGGCGACGCGATCGTTCGCGTCACCACCGCGGCGATCTGCGGGGCGGACCTGTTCCCATTCCACGGGCATGTGCCCGGCTTCGAGGTAGGCACCATCCTTGGCCACGAGTTCGTGGGCGTGGTGGAGGAGGTCGGACCCGAGGTGACCGGGGTGGCGCCCGGCGACCGGGTCGTCTCGACGAGCACCATCTCATGCGGGCGGTGCGGGCAGTGTCGGGCGGGCCGGCCGTCGCAATGCGCCGGGCGCGCGTTGTTCGGCTACTCGGGGGTCTACCCCCAGCTCCACGGCGGGCAGGCAGAGCGTGTCCGGGTGCCTGTAGCGGATCGCTGCCTGCGGGTGCTCCCGGCCGGCGTGACGGACGAGGCCGGGGTGTTCGTCGCGGACATGCTACCCACGGGCTACAGCGCGGTGCGGCGCGCCGATCTGACCCTGGGTGATGTCGCGGTCGTAGTCGGCTGTGGGACGGTGGGGCTGATGGCGATCCTGTTCGCGCGGCGCCTCGCGCGGGTCGTGATCGCGGTCGACGGGATCGCGGGACGGCGCATGCTGGCAGCCAGGTTCGGAGCGCAGGCGGTCGCACCGGACGCGGCCTGTGACGCGATCGATGCGGCGACCGATGGGCTGGGAGCGGACGGCGTCATCGAGGCGGCGGGGACAGCAGGCGCGCTCACCGCAGCCATCACCATGGCGCGCGGCCGCGGCACGATCTCGGTCGTGGGCGCGCACTTCGAGCCCGACTACCCTCTGGACAACGGGCGCATGTTCGAGCGGGAGCTGACGCTGCGGGTCACGTGGGGCGATGCCTTCAACGACCGAGAGCGGATTCTGGGGCTGCTGTCAGCGGACGAGCTGGACCCCACCCCGGTGATCACGCACCGCTTCCCACTTGCCGAAGCGGCGGAGGCCTACCGGGTGTTCGACGCCCGCGACGCGGTCAAAGTGCTCCTCACGCCGTAG
- a CDS encoding SRPBCC family protein, translating to MHLEDEFTIATLPDRAYELLLDLRRVAPCVPGAAIGEPDAEGFHPGRVVVKVGPMRFIYDGRVRIAEQDPVARTAVIVGEGRASGGSDTAKVRTTMQVLPAGSGSRVRMTTDLEIKGRAAQMGQGVIADVGRRLVKDAAVCIEIRLAAPDGADPDDLPTVDPVSGLSLVASVMTSKVGASVRRLVGHRSDDTEPSMKGTDDGTR from the coding sequence ATGCACCTTGAGGACGAATTCACCATCGCCACGCTGCCGGACCGCGCGTACGAGCTGCTGCTCGACCTCCGTCGCGTTGCCCCGTGCGTGCCCGGCGCCGCCATCGGGGAGCCCGATGCCGAGGGTTTCCACCCGGGCCGGGTCGTCGTCAAGGTCGGCCCGATGAGGTTCATATATGACGGCCGCGTCCGGATCGCCGAGCAGGACCCGGTAGCGCGAACGGCCGTGATCGTGGGCGAAGGCCGCGCCTCCGGAGGCTCCGACACGGCCAAGGTCAGGACAACGATGCAGGTCCTGCCCGCTGGGAGCGGTTCGCGGGTTCGGATGACGACGGATCTGGAGATCAAGGGTCGCGCTGCCCAGATGGGCCAGGGCGTCATCGCCGACGTCGGCCGACGCCTCGTGAAGGACGCTGCCGTCTGCATCGAGATCCGTCTGGCGGCGCCGGACGGTGCCGACCCCGACGATCTGCCAACCGTCGATCCGGTCTCGGGACTCTCCCTGGTGGCCTCCGTGATGACCTCCAAGGTGGGCGCGTCGGTCCGCCGCCTGGTGGGACACAGGTCGGACGACACCGAGCCCTCCATGAAGGGAACCGATGATGGAACGCGCTGA
- a CDS encoding M20/M25/M40 family metallo-hydrolase: MELGIAGMATAFRATLKGGLPGRTVGLVAVYDAVPAVRGPGSFEPTHSCGHGPIAAGVVGAVAALAAHRDQLAGSVVVMGCPADEIHAPGTVARGGGKALTAAAGSWDGIEAALYAHPEFLDTAWAASSWMRRDTALVIGTRTLTNDSPQAVLAAVTAAVAAASSFPAAQVMLESLDLDGDVEEGTGMVARARFLLWAPDEAGIEELASRLRAAVPAAWERGVPVPGIAPDPAVREAVRDGHRAAGREYVEPPMPLPFATDFGAVTRRVPGALVGLGRPGGWAFHLAEGASQFASEDGVTAALDVAEVLALTAQRLVEPR; the protein is encoded by the coding sequence GTGGAGCTCGGGATCGCGGGCATGGCAACCGCATTCCGGGCCACGTTGAAGGGCGGCCTGCCGGGCCGGACGGTTGGCCTGGTGGCGGTCTATGACGCAGTTCCGGCAGTCCGGGGGCCGGGTAGCTTCGAGCCGACCCACTCATGCGGCCACGGGCCGATCGCGGCAGGTGTCGTCGGCGCCGTCGCCGCGCTCGCCGCACACCGCGACCAGCTGGCGGGGAGTGTCGTGGTCATGGGCTGCCCGGCCGATGAGATCCATGCACCGGGGACCGTCGCACGAGGCGGCGGCAAGGCGCTGACGGCCGCCGCGGGCTCCTGGGACGGCATCGAGGCCGCGCTGTATGCCCATCCCGAGTTTCTGGACACTGCGTGGGCCGCGTCCTCCTGGATGCGCCGCGACACGGCGCTCGTCATCGGCACCCGCACGCTGACCAACGACTCACCCCAGGCGGTGCTCGCAGCCGTGACCGCAGCCGTGGCCGCGGCTTCCTCGTTCCCGGCGGCCCAGGTGATGCTTGAATCCCTTGATCTGGACGGCGATGTCGAAGAGGGCACCGGGATGGTCGCGCGGGCACGCTTCCTGCTGTGGGCGCCGGACGAGGCGGGCATCGAGGAGCTCGCTTCCAGGCTGCGCGCGGCCGTTCCCGCGGCATGGGAGCGCGGCGTGCCGGTGCCGGGGATCGCCCCGGACCCGGCGGTCCGCGAAGCGGTGAGAGACGGGCACCGGGCCGCAGGTCGCGAGTACGTGGAGCCGCCGATGCCGCTCCCGTTCGCCACGGATTTCGGTGCCGTCACCCGCCGCGTTCCCGGGGCGCTGGTGGGACTCGGGCGGCCAGGCGGGTGGGCCTTCCACCTGGCGGAAGGCGCCAGCCAGTTCGCGTCGGAGGACGGCGTCACCGCGGCGTTGGATGTGGCCGAAGTGCTTGCCCTCACCGCTCAACGGCTCGTCGAGCCACGCTGA